Proteins from a single region of Mycetohabitans endofungorum:
- a CDS encoding IS5 family transposase, protein MHFQRVSESNRDGERRPYPSDVTDEEWSFAAPYLTLMEPDAPQRRYELRELFNALRWLARAGAAWRMLPTNFPPWEAVYQQTQRWLRAGCFEAMVQDLRSVLRVAQGRQVQPSAVVLDGRMLQSSCESGPRAGYDGDKRKRGSKVHRAVDTLGHWLAAHVTPANEQERAQVQVLAQEVQHVSGQSVKLAFADQGYTGEEPTQAAQNEGIELQVIKRSEAKKGFILLPRRWVVERSFGWLNRFRRLARDDERLPETLIGLHFVVFAMLIHLAKCITRSSVSSQTKSA, encoded by the coding sequence ATGCACTTTCAGCGAGTCTCAGAGTCGAATCGAGATGGAGAACGCAGACCCTATCCGAGCGACGTGACGGACGAAGAATGGAGCTTCGCTGCTCCGTACTTGACATTGATGGAGCCAGATGCACCACAAAGACGGTATGAATTGCGCGAGTTGTTCAACGCGCTGCGTTGGCTGGCTCGTGCGGGTGCTGCGTGGCGTATGCTGCCGACGAACTTTCCGCCATGGGAGGCGGTGTATCAGCAAACTCAACGCTGGCTGCGAGCGGGCTGCTTCGAAGCGATGGTTCAGGATTTGCGTTCGGTGCTGCGTGTTGCGCAGGGTCGCCAAGTTCAGCCTAGTGCGGTGGTTCTGGACGGGCGTATGTTGCAGTCGAGCTGCGAGAGCGGCCCACGCGCAGGCTACGACGGCGACAAGCGCAAACGGGGGAGCAAGGTGCATAGGGCCGTCGATACGCTCGGGCATTGGCTGGCGGCCCATGTCACGCCGGCCAATGAGCAAGAGCGCGCACAGGTTCAGGTGTTGGCACAAGAGGTGCAACATGTGAGCGGGCAGAGCGTGAAGCTTGCCTTTGCTGACCAAGGTTATACAGGAGAAGAGCCTACACAAGCCGCGCAAAACGAAGGCATCGAATTGCAGGTTATCAAACGGTCAGAGGCAAAGAAGGGCTTTATCCTGCTGCCACGCCGATGGGTCGTCGAGCGCAGCTTCGGATGGCTCAATCGCTTTCGAAGGCTCGCTCGTGACGATGAGCGTTTGCCTGAAACGCTCATCGGTTTGCATTTCGTTGTCTTTGCCATGCTCATTCATCTTGCAAAGTGCATAACACGCTCTAGTGTTTCATCACAGACAAAAAGTGCCTAA
- a CDS encoding helix-turn-helix domain-containing protein, whose protein sequence is MDAGTKLFVLNGIDKTTIDDIVIGAANSKGTFYHYFKSKDEPVDALRGDFQGLVMLFARLQTAGAQGA, encoded by the coding sequence ATGGATGCCGGTACCAAGCTGTTTGTGCTGAACGGCATCGACAAGACGACGATCGACGACATCGTCATTGGGGCAGCTAATTCGAAGGGCACGTTCTATCATTATTTCAAGTCGAAGGATGAACCTGTTGACGCATTGCGAGGCGATTTTCAAGGCCTGGTGATGTTGTTTGCGAGGCTGCAGACAGCCGGTGCGCAGGGCGCTTGA